The following coding sequences lie in one Pontibacter sp. G13 genomic window:
- the atpC gene encoding ATP synthase F1 subunit epsilon, with product MKHFDLEIVTPESNIFSGLVESVSVPGSQGSFQVLFNHAPIIATLGKGKVKVVTESGENLTFNAEGGVVEVMNNKTNILVERLIEA from the coding sequence ATGAAGCATTTTGATTTGGAAATCGTAACTCCCGAATCCAACATCTTCTCAGGCTTGGTGGAAAGTGTAAGTGTTCCCGGTTCGCAGGGAAGCTTTCAAGTGCTGTTCAATCACGCACCGATCATCGCGACTTTGGGTAAAGGCAAAGTCAAGGTGGTTACCGAATCTGGAGAGAATTTGACCTTCAATGCCGAAGGTGGCGTTGTCGAAGTCATGAACAACAAGACCAATATCCTCGTGGAGCGCCTCATCGAGGCATAA